From the genome of Ziziphus jujuba cultivar Dongzao chromosome 4, ASM3175591v1:
aaaaaaaaaaaaaaaaagtaggtaAAATATATTACTATATAGCTCAATTTGAAATGTTCCTTCTAATATGATTAGCAAATTCGAAAGTCATAAAGAGAAGTTCTACTTCGAGATTTATATATCTACCAAATCATTGTCATTCTCTTTTATTTAGAAcccttaattaaataataatataaagataTTATATGAAGAAAGGAACATTAACTATTGAAAGCTAAAGTTTGATCCAGAATAATGCCAGCTATAGACTTTTTATATGTAAAGAACAGGTGGCATTCTGTTGTTGGACAGATATAAAGatatctatttaattaattaagctgTAAGCATACTTGggcatattatacatatatgcagAATCTAACAATTTTTAATGAACTATTGAGTATATGATTTATTTGTAGTCTTCGTACATCAAAATGTGGCATAAAGTTGTTTGATGttgatatttttcttgaatttatTAATTCCAATGcccttataaatatatatttcttttagatATGTATTAATCGTTCTAAATGTGTACATAATATATACCTCatgatttgaaatatttatatactcTATCTTTCTCAATCCCTCTCTTCAGACAAACTAAAGGTGCTAATGATTGAAGAAACATATCTTTGAGTCAAAATAAGGCTACAACTAAAACAGCGACaataattttaatctttttcatGAAATTCTAAATTAATGTCAATTAATTACATGTGGTTTTTCCGTATAATACGTCAAGATGTCTTGATCATCACCATGCATCTTCAGTTCAATTATCCTTCCAAAACTACCATATTTAAAACAAGCTATCAGATCAATATGTATAACctcaattttctaaaatatttataataaatagaaaaaatatgcaTGTATGTGTAATACTTGTCATATAATTAAGAATGATTCTCATTCAATAAAGTTACATAAATCTGTATGTTTACATGCTATATATTCCGATCGTATTGCAAggacaaattaaattttaagtCAAAAAGACAGATATTCAAAATATGGGTTAGCTTGGgttagctttttttttgttggtgataattttgattcaaatttACTTATGCATATAATCACTTGAGCATCACCAAAGTGCATGCACATATATATGCTTCACCTAAAAGCAAACTGTCTGGGAATTTGATTCTACATATTGAAAAAATGGATGGATtgggttaaaagaaaaaagaagagagagagagagagagagagagagagagagaatggtaattaattagattgtaaTAAAATCTAACATGTAGAAAGTTAACCACCCCAAAACCCATATTGGGGGGGGCGGGAGGGGGGATGGGATCATCATGCAAGGACATGGAGGTCCCCTCATATTTACACCATTCACATGGCAATAGCTTTCAAAACCACTGAAAAAACCTACTTCCAATTGCTTCATTCATTATAACAGCAAGTCCTTCTCATCtcgctattattattttttcccccaAATAACTACAATAACCCTCCCAATATTCACCTTatgtctttttctcttttgatttataataCTTTTTTCCATTTGCACCCAAATGTTTGTCCCAGACATCTTTCCCTGACACCCTTCTGACCTCTttcatattctctctctctctctctctctaaacccATTTCCATTACTTATCCAAGCCTCTGAAGCTCTTatacaagaagaaaattaatGGCGTTATTGTCTCGAACTTCGAGTCCTCTGACAGTTCATCTTTTAGTGCTTCTTCTTTGCATGTCACTTTCATTTCGCAAAGGTTCAAGTACTTCTTCTGATCATGATCACAAGGTCGTACAGCAGAAACTTCAGCAAGCTGATGATGATCATGCCGGGATTAAGTGCGGATCGTGCCCTTGCGTCAATCCCTGTGCACAGCAGCAGCAGCTTTCACCGCCGCCGCCGCCATCTCCTCCGCCTCCACCGCCGCCTCCGAAGAATTGCAATCCGTCGCCTTTGACACCGCCGCCCCCGCGGTTTATTTATGTTACGGGAATACCCGGAGTGTACCAGACGACTGATCAAAATTCTTGGCAATATTACTACTCCGGTGGTGGACGAAATGTTGCGGTGGCGGCGAGTTCGAAGCTGATCCTTGTTGTTCTTCAACTGATTATATTGTTTGGGAGATTATGAATCAATGGAGGAGTTTGGAATTTTCTGTTTTAGTGTTTTTAGGAATTAATTGTCTTTTCCATTTGATGAATTTGTTCATCTAATGAAAATCGCAGATATTtcactatatatacatatatctttgTATTATGAGACTACGTATTCTCTTACTTTGCAGCATAATCCAAAGTTCAATAAAGCTCCAATTCTAATTTTCGAGTTCAAGGTCACCATTTATTAATTggtatataattaaattgcaccttTAAATGAATTATAGTTTAAgttgatgaaaaataaatatcatttttatttttatttttatattttttttaacacttccAGTCATGTATGAAGTTTCATCTTTTTtaggtttatttttaattcttatatgtgatttttatttttattttgatcaagttgttgagttttgaatgAGAAAATGTGCTATTATTCTTTTATACATATCCTCTTAACAAATGCCAAAAAAATGTTAGTCCaccattaatttctattttagtaGTACTTTTAACAGAAGTAAATTAATCTCATTGTTGTTAGCCAAACAGGATTCTGACGATGTGTTTTGGACAAAAGTAAAAGCTAACAGGTGTACGGacaaacaaccataaaaaatgAACATAATCCATATGAGGATATCAAActccttgaaagaaaattctctttaatttgatgaaaaatctccttcttttttaaaatatttttgttaaaaaaaatatgatataacttattcaaaggaaaaaaataaaaaaagtggaTGGGGTGGGGCAatgaactttaaaaaaaaaaaaaaaaattagtttcatGCTAAATTAGTTAATTTCGAGTAgaatttactattttaattgataaaattgaagattttttttttttgaaaatgatgaaattgaagatggaaaGATGATTTATggcttattttataatttagttattggtttattattataataaatattaaattgagagTTTATTGAGCCTTATTATTAATGACTATTTTTTTCGTGTTTTCTTATGCTGagataaaatttattatcataataGATTTAGAGTTTAATTTAACTTCGCAGTTaattttattcaactaaatattttttatcaaactatcttttattataGGGATATCTTTTATGGAATTATTGTGTTTCTAGACTATAACACATTTTGAATAactatattgtttttattgtattttccttgcattttttttatattttatatttttatcattttgaagTTAATGTATgacaataattatatatatatatacacttataaTGAGATAATAGTTATTATGTCACCtataactaaaattttattataccaTCAAGGttcatttaatataaattttaactaaaaaaattctTGAATTAAATATTACAACTATTTAACAAACttctaaaacaattaaatagcTTATGAGTTCTAAAAAATTAACATGAAAACTAAACTGACACAACAGAAAACATTAACACCCATATAGATAATCAGTTTGGCATCCTAACTAGCTAATAAGTAATCCTTCATACCAGACAAAAAAACTTTAAAGCAatggtgataataataattaatatgtaattaaagattaaaaaataaaagctaaaagTTAGCTGCTATCCTTGTACTCCACCAAATGATCACCAGTTTTAAGTACATGTTTCTaaattttgaccaaaaaagttaaaagttaatttcataataattacaaaaacagTTGGCGCAAACAAAGAGATTACTTTAGCCTAAATAAAATAGTGCTTTAACTCTCGAGCATTAAGTCACCAGTActctttcatatttatatataatattaagtaaatatatatatatatatatattaatcatttcGATAACATCAAAAATATCAGTATCAAAACTATTTTCATTTAAGATTCTTTTGGAATTTaaaggtaataaaaaaaaaatttttaaaaaagttgaaaTGAGCCTTGTAAATTGTGAAAATTCATTAGCAAAAATATAGTCTGAAAAACTTCGAATAAGATCATAATCATGGGTTGCATTAATTAATGTTGGTAGTATTAAGAATAGAACAAGGctgaaaatgatgatgatgatgatgatgataggaATATTACTATTGATCATAGGAATTAACAATAAGATTTTTGTTGTAAAATAAAAGTATGTTAGTTGTCATGATCTCTCTATACCTTTTTTATTGTCTAATCCTCATTCTATTCCATCAATAGCTAAAAAGGAGTTCTTCCACATCTGGTATTATTTCATAAGTTTTACTCAAGAATGAGAAAAATACGCTGCACTATGCTGTATGGACTCTATAGAACAGCCTAGGATCTTACAAGAGTGCATTGACCATTTCAAGAAAGAGTATGGCTTAGATGATCCCAagtatttgttaaaaataaagagtatatttaatcataaaaagtgcaatattaaaatattcttcaataatgtttttatatcacatttttgtttttatttttatttttatttttgttttttaaatgttatgtttatttccctctcaattattttattattttcttttatttttttttataaaaataacaaattgataattaaaatagaTAGTGATCTAGGAATTTGGTTagctttaaattatattaatataatattatatatatatatatagatatatatatatatatatatatatatatatatatatatatatatggacacaTAGTGGTTTTAGCATGCATTAAATggtgttaaataaataaattagtattttatgAGTCGAATGCCTTGTTGggtatatttaattaatgtcaTCAATgaatatttgtaatatatatgtatacatatgtatatatatatatatatatttatagttagctttttcttttttgcgttGAGTACTTGGAATAATGCTAATTTCCTAACCTGATTGATTTAGAGACgtatttagcttttttttttctttttttcttttttttttttcctgatctCTTCATCCGGTATCTGATGACCACATTGGACCTCGATTACTCCGGATTTAACCCACATAAGGGTAAGGTCTCCCAATGGTTGAACTCCATCCACAAGACTTGAACCGAGATCTTGATTAAGAGACACCAAGATCCACTA
Proteins encoded in this window:
- the LOC107416236 gene encoding uncharacterized protein LOC107416236, producing the protein MALLSRTSSPLTVHLLVLLLCMSLSFRKGSSTSSDHDHKVVQQKLQQADDDHAGIKCGSCPCVNPCAQQQQLSPPPPPSPPPPPPPPKNCNPSPLTPPPPRFIYVTGIPGVYQTTDQNSWQYYYSGGGRNVAVAASSKLILVVLQLIILFGRL